One Pseudonocardia sp. HH130630-07 genomic window carries:
- a CDS encoding dioxygenase family protein, with translation MATVTETATAAGSGANATFAKKERTTGTVDPARVSAIATDALAALHEVIRRHEVGYAEYDALKAWMIPVGADGEWPMFLDVFVEHVVEEVAHADRKGAVGTIEGPYYVPGAPESHGETTMSMREDERGTPLLFQGTVTDLDGGPVAGAKVDLWHADDAGYYPQFAHGIPEWNLRAVVTTGADGHFAFHTVQPAHLHLKVSALGKASVTTQLYFDGGDYVADDVAQAVKPELVLRPTPVTDGSGDEVTYDFALDPA, from the coding sequence ATGGCCACCGTTACCGAGACTGCCACGGCCGCCGGTTCCGGCGCCAACGCCACCTTCGCGAAGAAGGAACGGACCACCGGCACCGTCGACCCGGCCCGGGTGTCCGCGATCGCCACCGACGCCCTCGCCGCGCTGCATGAGGTCATCCGCCGGCACGAAGTCGGCTACGCCGAGTACGACGCCCTCAAAGCATGGATGATCCCGGTCGGCGCCGACGGCGAGTGGCCAATGTTCCTCGACGTGTTCGTTGAGCACGTCGTCGAGGAGGTCGCCCACGCCGACCGCAAGGGCGCCGTCGGCACCATCGAGGGCCCCTACTACGTGCCGGGCGCCCCCGAGTCCCACGGCGAGACCACGATGTCGATGCGGGAGGACGAGAGAGGCACACCGCTGCTGTTCCAGGGCACCGTCACCGACCTCGACGGCGGCCCGGTCGCCGGCGCGAAGGTGGACCTCTGGCACGCCGACGACGCCGGCTACTACCCCCAGTTCGCCCACGGCATCCCCGAGTGGAACCTGCGTGCGGTCGTCACCACCGGCGCCGACGGCCACTTCGCCTTCCACACCGTGCAGCCCGCCCACCTGCACCTCAAGGTCAGCGCACTGGGGAAGGCCTCGGTCACCACGCAGCTCTACTTCGACGGCGGTGACTATGTCGCCGACGACGTCGCGCAGGCCGTCAAGCCCGAGCTCGTCCTACGTCCCACGCCGGTCACCGACGGCTCCGGCGACGAGGTCACTTACGACTTCGCGCTGGATCCCGCCTGA
- a CDS encoding muconolactone Delta-isomerase family protein has product MARFAVRMEVDLPPGIDADARADLLAREKAWSQQWQRSGEWLSIWRCVGEYANLSIFDVRDNEQLHEILWGLPLFPYMTITVTPLATHPSDLGCR; this is encoded by the coding sequence ATGGCCCGCTTCGCCGTCCGGATGGAGGTCGACCTCCCCCCCGGCATAGACGCCGACGCCCGCGCCGACCTACTCGCCCGGGAGAAGGCATGGTCGCAGCAGTGGCAGCGCTCCGGGGAGTGGCTAAGCATCTGGCGCTGCGTCGGGGAGTACGCCAACCTCTCGATCTTCGACGTCCGGGACAACGAGCAGCTCCACGAGATCCTGTGGGGGCTGCCGCTGTTCCCGTACATGACGATCACGGTGACGCCGCTGGCGACGCACCCGTCCGACCTTGGGTGCCGGTAA
- a CDS encoding MFS transporter: MSARRAGPGWTLALGTTGLVFDGYDLVVYGALVPVLLRSGELGPLDPAGAGAVAAWSLTGVLVGALAAGAAADRWGRRPVLLAGYAWFSIGMAVTATTSTVASFGTWRLVTGIGIGIVVAVTGALVAETTPPGRRQLHTTLAYCGIPLGSVAGTLATLVLLEHLGWRGLFAIGALPLVTLLPLAVARLPESPVWRAARDGGSPPGADAADGDGTPAGGTGFTGLFGGGAAAAAVLLGLVSATGLLLIFALGTWLPALLGRAGFDDRAALLSLLLLNGGAIAGALGAAPLAERYGPRRVVAAGFAVGALALAVVGLQPDAPVLLPLVAVVGLGTTGTQILVIGLAAATFPARVRSAGTAWCTGVGRVGTIAGPAAVGLLVAAGLGTATLFGVLAAAAVAGAALALAIRPASAGTPEPARARGSGASR; this comes from the coding sequence GTGAGCGCGCGGCGCGCCGGGCCCGGGTGGACGCTCGCGCTCGGCACCACCGGTCTGGTGTTCGACGGCTACGACCTCGTCGTCTACGGCGCGCTCGTGCCGGTGCTCCTACGCTCCGGTGAGCTGGGCCCGCTCGACCCGGCCGGCGCGGGTGCCGTCGCCGCGTGGTCGCTGACCGGGGTGCTCGTCGGGGCGCTCGCCGCCGGCGCGGCGGCCGACCGCTGGGGACGGCGCCCGGTGCTGCTCGCCGGGTACGCCTGGTTCTCCATCGGGATGGCGGTGACGGCGACGACATCGACGGTGGCCTCGTTCGGGACCTGGCGGCTCGTCACCGGGATCGGGATCGGCATCGTCGTCGCCGTCACCGGGGCGCTGGTCGCGGAGACCACGCCACCCGGGCGCCGCCAGCTGCACACGACGCTGGCCTACTGCGGCATCCCGCTGGGCAGCGTCGCCGGCACCCTCGCGACGCTCGTGCTGCTGGAGCACCTCGGCTGGCGCGGCCTGTTCGCGATCGGGGCGCTGCCGCTGGTCACTCTGCTGCCGCTGGCCGTGGCCCGGCTGCCCGAGTCCCCGGTGTGGCGGGCGGCCCGCGACGGAGGGTCCCCACCCGGTGCCGACGCCGCGGACGGGGACGGCACCCCGGCCGGGGGGACGGGGTTCACCGGGCTGTTCGGCGGGGGCGCCGCCGCGGCGGCCGTGCTGCTCGGCCTGGTCAGCGCGACCGGCCTGCTGCTGATCTTCGCGCTGGGGACGTGGCTGCCCGCGCTGCTGGGCCGGGCCGGGTTCGACGACCGGGCCGCGCTGCTGTCGCTGCTGCTGCTCAACGGCGGCGCGATCGCGGGTGCGCTCGGCGCCGCGCCGCTGGCGGAACGGTACGGCCCGCGCCGCGTCGTCGCGGCCGGCTTCGCGGTGGGGGCACTCGCGCTGGCCGTCGTGGGGCTGCAGCCCGACGCCCCGGTGCTGCTGCCCCTGGTCGCGGTGGTCGGGCTCGGGACCACCGGCACCCAGATCCTGGTGATCGGGCTGGCGGCGGCGACGTTCCCGGCCCGGGTGCGCAGCGCGGGCACCGCCTGGTGCACCGGCGTCGGGCGCGTCGGTACCATCGCCGGGCCGGCCGCCGTCGGGCTGCTCGTGGCCGCCGGTCTCGGGACCGCGACGCTGTTCGGGGTACTCGCCGCGGCGGCCGTCGCCGGGGCCGCCCTCGCCCTCGCCATCCGCCCGGCCAGTGCGGGGACCCCCGAGCCCGCCCGGGCCAGAGGCTCGGGAGCGTCCCGGTAG
- a CDS encoding cytochrome P450 has translation MSAGSTATGTTGTDDDGVVARLTDRFDHHDPAFTPDVARAVHDRLRAAGGPVRTAAHGGMWVLARYPHVLDALRDHETFSSAHGVFFPRATDQPRFAPLEYDPPEHTAFRALMRPALAASAVRAVAPRIAGLAADTVRPLVARGGADLVAELTTTLPLAVLAETIGFSARARADILQLTRTTWATMARGGGFWPAFAALLDGEIARARRDDDGSYLAALVRERVDGHPLPDEDLRVMLVAFAIAGHETTMNTAGHLLLRLARDHDLHARLAADPALRGAAVDETLRLDTPVDHGSRVTTRAVDVAGVELPAGARVVLAVGAANRDPDRFIEPDRFRLDRGAAAHLSLGQGIHYCLGAQLGRRQLVAVLDEIVAAPPMTLTGPVDRFYANGRHLNLGALPVRFGAA, from the coding sequence ATGAGCGCGGGGAGCACCGCGACCGGCACGACCGGCACCGACGACGACGGCGTCGTCGCCCGCCTCACCGACCGGTTCGACCACCACGACCCCGCGTTCACCCCGGACGTCGCCCGCGCGGTGCACGACCGGCTGCGCGCCGCCGGTGGGCCGGTCCGCACCGCGGCCCACGGCGGCATGTGGGTGCTGGCCCGCTACCCGCACGTCCTCGACGCGCTGCGCGACCACGAGACGTTCTCCTCCGCCCACGGCGTGTTCTTCCCCCGGGCCACCGACCAGCCGCGGTTCGCGCCGCTGGAGTACGACCCGCCCGAGCACACCGCGTTCCGCGCGCTCATGCGCCCGGCGCTCGCGGCCTCCGCGGTCCGCGCCGTCGCACCGCGGATCGCCGGGCTCGCGGCGGACACGGTCCGGCCGCTGGTCGCCCGCGGTGGCGCCGACCTCGTCGCGGAGCTGACCACGACCCTGCCGCTGGCGGTGCTGGCCGAGACCATCGGGTTCTCCGCCCGGGCCCGCGCCGACATCCTGCAGCTCACCCGCACCACCTGGGCGACGATGGCCCGCGGCGGCGGGTTCTGGCCCGCGTTCGCCGCCCTGCTCGACGGCGAGATCGCCCGCGCACGCCGCGACGACGACGGCAGCTACCTCGCCGCCCTGGTCCGCGAGCGCGTCGACGGCCACCCCCTGCCCGACGAGGACCTCCGGGTCATGCTGGTCGCGTTCGCCATCGCCGGGCACGAGACGACGATGAACACCGCCGGGCACCTGCTGCTGCGCCTGGCCCGCGACCACGACCTGCACGCCCGGCTCGCCGCGGACCCGGCGCTGCGCGGGGCCGCCGTCGACGAGACGCTGCGCCTGGACACCCCGGTCGACCACGGCAGCCGGGTCACCACCCGCGCCGTCGACGTGGCCGGGGTCGAGCTGCCCGCCGGGGCGCGGGTGGTGCTCGCCGTCGGCGCCGCCAACCGCGACCCCGACCGGTTCATCGAGCCCGACCGGTTCCGGCTCGACCGCGGCGCGGCGGCGCACCTGTCGCTCGGCCAGGGCATCCACTACTGCCTGGGCGCCCAGCTGGGCCGCCGCCAGCTCGTCGCCGTCCTCGACGAGATCGTCGCGGCCCCGCCGATGACGCTCACCGGGCCGGTCGACCGGTTCTACGCCAACGGCCGCCACCTCAACCTGGGCGCGCTGCCCGTCCGCTTCGGGGCGGCGTGA